Proteins encoded by one window of Acidobacteriota bacterium:
- a CDS encoding DUF4382 domain-containing protein, with translation MKILRLSGYTFFAFLLGCALFYLPACSDSDNNIFKGSGQLEIAVTDVPIDSLSSVLVTISSITVAKESDGIWVEEKHTFDPPVTVDLLQYRHAMHQEFTLPETISLEDGTYKLISVYISHVTVINSNQETVLDMDLTEEQGTYNFADHNQTIIFSVVAGQVTTLLIDIDCESSVIYNGGYSFTPNMSVLEIRMR, from the coding sequence ATGAAAATTCTACGATTATCAGGCTACACCTTTTTTGCCTTCCTGCTTGGCTGCGCCTTGTTTTATCTGCCGGCCTGCAGTGATTCCGATAACAATATCTTCAAGGGATCTGGCCAATTAGAGATCGCAGTAACCGATGTGCCCATCGACTCGCTCTCATCGGTCCTAGTGACCATCTCAAGCATTACCGTAGCCAAAGAGAGCGACGGGATCTGGGTTGAAGAGAAACATACATTTGATCCACCCGTTACTGTAGATCTTCTTCAGTACAGGCATGCCATGCACCAGGAATTTACGCTTCCGGAAACGATAAGCCTCGAAGATGGAACCTACAAGCTCATTAGCGTCTATATCAGCCACGTCACGGTGATCAATTCCAATCAAGAGACCGTGCTGGATATGGACCTGACAGAAGAACAGGGAACCTATAATTTCGCAGATCACAATCAGACCATCATCTTCTCAGTTGTCGCCGGTCAGGTTACGACGCTGTTAATCGACATCGATTGCGAAAGCTCCGTCATTTACAACGGAGGTTATTCATTCACCCCAAATATGAGTGTGCTCGAAATCAGGATGAGATAA